TTGAACCCTTTTGCATAActttttccccttttttggAAAGACATTTGCACATAATATATGGGTACTACTCTATCTTGTATTAAAGTCGTAGCATATCTTACGATGTCAGTGACGGAGCCAGAAATATGATTATGCTCggactagaattttaaactctaaaatcttttaatattttaaattgatctaaccgggctaatatcatattgttccaaaattatacaaaatttacatataaattttcaaaaaaaattgggcGAGCTCAGGTGTACAAGcatgtggctccgccactgtACCATGCATTCAATTATATTTTGAGCTGCCCTCCATCGGGCGGCGGTGATAACAAGAGTATCGTGAGTTCGAAATCACTCTTTGTCTTAATAGACAAAATTTGTTTTGGAAGTCAAATTATCAATGTTGATTTTGCTCCAAACATGAACATATATAGACTACGACTCATCTAAATCTATCTAATGGTCGGACCAAGTTGTCATCATCTTCAAAGATATATTGATTTAATGGATACTTATGTGAATACTGTTGAGATGAAATTCACGTATTGGATATGAAAGAAATCTAGAGATCATCACGATTTAATGTCAACATTCACTGTATTTTCGGAGATAGAATGCTTAAGAGAAAAGAACTAGTCAACAGAAAAAtatttctatataaaaaaaaaaaccagactTTTATTCGACAAATATCAACTTCTAACGTGCGATTTTTCCTTTTGTCTGCCATAATTTCGTGAGCCACGTTTTCTGGTTAAAATCATTGAAACTACCTCATTTATATAGCGGACTCATCATCTAATTGAACGTGAATTCAAGGCTGTATCCAACACTCAAtgattaaatgaaaataatatatttatatacaatttttttattataaaatatgagCTTATAATGcctaatttttataaagaatTTAACAAAATCGATTAATATCCAAAATGCACATATTTATGCCGATGACTTATGACCTATCTGATACCAAAGTTTCAAAATTAAGATAGAATTTGGATCCCAGATTTAATTGTAACAAATTCTCCAGCTAAAAAATGCCCATATTTCGTATTTCTCAAAACGATTTTATAGATGggtttattcataaaatattaatcTGCATAACACCAACCATACCTAAAATATGTCTTTACAAATAACAAATTTACatttaaacaaattatataatgTCAAACCAGCACATGGGCATGGTATGATTGTGCACATCtattaattttgaattctaccaatgataaatgaaaaaaatctaTTGTTAAATAATATGTGAAGTATGAAcacaataaatttaataataaagacaattttttaaatttggaaGAAATAAACGAGGCAGGTTTGTTATAGGAACAATTTCAGATTGTCTAAAACAATATCAGTATtcttattttatgagaaatcaaattcttgaaataataatattgaaattgagAAACTCTACTTTTTTTAATGACATCGGAAACCGCAACGCGTAGCTTTCGCTGCACACTGAGTAAATCATCGGACTAACACAATAGCTTGCAAACCACGCTAGTTAGATAAACCACATTGTACAAGCTCTGTGTGACAAGCTCGACCGAGAAGTTGTCTTTAAGAAGAATCAAATTCATGATCATTGATCGCTCAACTATTCTATTAACTCGAACACTCGTTCAAGGAGAGAATTGAAACTCGACTGTTTGCACGTTAACTAGGTGTGTTTAATATGTTCACAACCATTGTTTTGATCTTATTCTCCGTTATCGATCAAATTGTTGTGTTTTACTCGTCTTTTACTCTTAATCCCGCTCAATCGTCATTTAATCATGCCTTTCAGAATTTCCAGTTTCCAATATAGTACAAAAAATGTGTGCAAAATTTATGAGATGAAAATATCTGGCCTGGCTGTGAATTTGGGTAAAACCTATTTCAGAAACCCATTTGTTAGAGGTTTTTCCATTTAATTAACATTTGGGCCCTTTTTCCAATTGCCAGACGCCCCTTCAATCTGCATCAACTTGATTAATAAATTTGTGATTAGAAATTTATTTAGGAAAACGAAAATTTCTTTTAATAGACTCATATGAAGTttaataaattcacatataTCTTTTTATGAATTTCATATCTAACTTCACGAGAACTTGACAAATCCCTTCAAGCAAATTGTCCACACCAAATTAATTATGCAACTAATATTTCTGAACCTGAAAGctcaattattttaatatctcGGCAGAAAATTAATCATCATAAATGTATGGGAAATCGCAATTTTGGtcataaatatttgtttcaatgCACGGCACTACTATGTATAATATCATATCAACACTgggacaaaataaaaaaatgagcaTAGGAATAGGAAATTTTGTGAACGATTTTGTTGTTTAATAGGTTCAATATGGACTTTTGATTTCCGTGACATGTCATTTCAGTATcttctttatattttattgttaaaaaaggttattatttttgtaaaatattaaagaaaatataaatggGTTTACGGGTCGCACGAAGCCCGACCCGACCCAAATAATTTCAAGTAtttcatttgaatttattggaTAAACTCCTATAAAAGTGCCGAGAACTTCTTGATCAAAAGGCAAAAACAAATGCATAACATATTTGTTTTAAACATCTGGATTGTGCAAATGGATTCTTTTCCGTTCGTGATTAGTTTCACATCGTTGTGAGTCATTAATATATCGAAAAGAATGTTAGTAAATCAATTATGAAAGATCCTAAatcaaatcatgtttttattcgattttaattttatacGATATTCGTGTTAATTTCCATCGATTTGATAAAATgatgttagtttttttttaatgggaAAAATGTGCTCTTGCACAAATCGTGTGTGGTTTGATTTCATCAGtttcatttgaaaatttgtgaaaGCTAAATTATAATTTGCACTTTGCACCCTCCGTCGGCCTATATATACTAGATTATAGattcataaaattaaaattatggcGTTCAAACTTcggaatatttaatattaaaaaaatatgattttcaaaCCAAAAAATGTTTGGGGAGAGAAGAATTGCACCATGAATGATAAATACTACAAACCCACGTTCAAAAACATAGAAAGGACATAGAATTCAAAGTGTCAATTGTAGAACTAAAATGTTTCGATTCTAACAGAAAGTGAAATATGGCTCCAATTTCGTTTCTTGATTGCTTCGATCATTCTTCGAATCGGTTTAATTTGTGATTCCAAGGTAATGTTACACACAGTTTTCTTATCACTAGAATCGAGCTTGAGATCCAAAATGGTTGTAAGAGAAAAAAGTAGTTTAAGAACTGTGAGTGATTTAGAAGTCAACAAATGAATCTGTCAAGAAACTTCTGGGCGTCTTGAAACTTTAAGTTTCAACCCGTCCGCCATGGATAGAATTGTCATCATCCTGTATTTCACTGTGTGCCCTGGAACCAATTTGAATTCATAGAATCTACACAAAATGGCGAGTGCCATCTTCATCTGTAGATATGCAGAGTCCTTCCCTAGGCATATCCTTGGTCCTGCCTGCATTCAGAGATATTATCATGATGATTTGTCTTAAAAATGATAATTTGGATGATTGTTTCAGGAAAAGATTCGCGGGTTCCTTTCGTTTGTCATTGATTAGTCTACTTTTTTAGGATTTTGCTTGGATGAGTTTTTGTTGTTCTATATATTTTGCTTTTGCTTGATTTACCTGGAATGCAGTGAATTTGAAAGGAGATATATTTTGGAAGATTCCGTCTTTGAGCCATCTGTCAGGGTTGAATGAAGCTGCATCTGCGCCCCAGTTGTACTCCATTCTTCCCATTGAGTACGGGACATATGTCACCATACCTCCGGCCTTTACTTTGGTTCCATCTGGTAAAACATCGTCCCCTGAAATCCCTTTTGGATCCTGTAAAAGAAATGTTTGTTACGATTATAATAATCGTTTTGCTTGGGATTTGCTGAGAAATACTTAACCTGAGGAACGGCTGGGTATAATCGAAGTGTTTCTGTTATCACAGCGTGCAAGTAGTACAGTTTTCCCAATGAGTCATAGTTCAAAAGCCCTGCAAATTGTGCTGCTCTTTGGTTGAAAGATTCTTGATCCTCTTTGTGATAATTGTTTAATGTGACACCTTCTTCTTTTGCTCGATCTTCTTCTAGTTTTTTTAATTCTAAGTAAAGTTTCTTGGCTACTGTCTCGTGAGTCATTATCATATAGGTCGCCCATGCAAGAGTTGTCGCAGTTGTATCACGACCGGCAATAACAAAATTTAGGACAACATCTCTGAGGCTTTTGTCGGTCATATTACTCTCGGGATCTTTACTCAGTTCAATGAATCTTGAAAGTATGTCATGCTTGATCTAgcagttttttttttcacaagaCCAAGTAAAAGAATTTGTGAAAATCAGAAGAGCCTCTTGTTTCGTGTTTGTGACAAAGTTGAAATCTAGTTACCTTGTCATCTTTATTATTCCCTTTGGCTTCATCTATTTCTGCCTTCCTTGTCCTGATGACAGAGTATGTAAAATCATCGATTGTTTTAATGCTTTGATCGAGCACTGATTCTGATCCAATGTTAAAGAACTTCTTTGCTTTCCACAAAGGGTCAATGAATCTAAGAGTCACTATCATGTTTGCTGTATCAAAGGCCTTTGCAAACTGATTGTCTGGTAAATCTGGAGCCAAAGTGCCTATTTCCACTCCAAATCCAACCTTACATATCGAGTCAAGCGTCATCCTCATCAAAAGTTCCTGGAGAGTTGATAATCTTAAGCTCAAATTGTAggatagttttaaaaaatttcacaacCAGATTGATACGGAACAATTTTGTGTAATCATACTTCAAGAATCAAGTTGTTTGATAGTTTGAGCATGCAATTTTAGTGATTGGTTTTCCATATGAAAATCATAACCAAATGAGTTCTTTTGTTTTCCTTTCTGTTATTAATTTCACATAAGTgttaaaaatttctaaaaatggttATTTTACCTGCATGTCTACTTTCTGGTTATTGTGAGCTGATTGACTTAGAATTCCACAAAGTTTTAGGCTATATTCTctgaaaaccacagtactgaaaTCCCTCAAATTCTTGGAAGCAAATTCAAAGCTAGCTGTCTTCCTTTGTTTTCTCCAGAGCTCCCCATCAACATTGAAAATGCCATCTCCTAGCAGGACTTCCATATATGAATGATATACTTCACCCTTCAACAAtagacatattttttttataagtaacATATGAAGGGAAAAAAAGATTCTCCTCTTTAGATAAAATTTAGATAATCGTCAACGGTTCTGTCTTCTAGGTGCAGGACAATGGGCAAGGCAGACAAAATCATTCCCCTTGCCAATTTTTTTGAGCGTGAAGACCGAATAAAAAATCTGTTAATACCATTCTTGTCTACGTGAAGGACTCAGTTACGCAATACGAAaatgatatcaaaatttttgaggGACAATGCtcatacatttaaaaaaactatACATACATTCAAATCTCCAATCTGTCAAGATCTCTTCATGTTGTCCTTCGATTGAGATAAAATTTGTGAGAATTCTGCTAGATGTTGATCAATATTTGATAATGAAATCTAGAGAAATAATTACTATTTTGTTGCTTTGATCATTTGCAGGACATTGAAAATTGAAACTAGAGTTCACATCATCACCTTTGGATAGTTACTGAAGTTTGTTTTCAGCACATGCTCCACATTGGCTGGATCTGCAATGTATGTATACGTCATGAACGGCATTGGCACCACTACTGTTCTTGACTTGGCCAAATACTCGACCAACCAATCGTGCATCCTGTCGTAATTCATCAGCTGTTCGATGGAAGCTCCTAAGAACGGCCATGTTTTGGGACCTTTTATGTTCCTCTGCTTCAATCTGTGGATCAAAATCCATGAAGCCAACATGCAACAAAGCACTACAAAGATTCTTGCAAGGTTTCCCTCTTCGTCCATGTTGTATAATATGAGATGATCATGAGAAATTAAAATGTCATTTATATAGAGGGtgattgattatattattgGAATAGTAGTTGGAGTATAGGTTCTTGAAATCTTTAGCTCAACAATATTTGCATGATTTTGCTAGGTTAAAGAATTCTTCATATTATTGGTGTCTCCAACCTAATTCAATAATCGGCAAAAGATGAGGTAAAGTTGATTCTTTACCATTATCCCATGcattttaaatgaaaacttaTGTATTATACTCcaagtattttttaaatttttttctaatatgGGATAGAAGACCAACCTAGGCAGAATGTCTACATgttaaaaaaatgagaaaattgtATTTTGGTCTTGTATGTACCAACGGCGAAAGCAATCTGCTAGGCCGACATTGTCACTAAGAGACGATCTCGTAGTTCTTGGTTTATGTCTCTTTATAATTTTGGTCGTCTATGTTTTCAAATTTCAGTCTtagtatgttatttttttatcttttttttttgcaatgtaaatatatttttctgcctgatcacaaaattatttatgttcaatttttaaaaatatacatattttaaCCGGGTTGTCCCAATTCTGGATCCAAACTTGGGCCTCATAATAGGCCTCGTCATTTCCAAAAAGCCCCAATTTCAGAAAGCTCGCATTCATGTTGTCTTGGGCCAGCTCTAATCAACAACACGGGGAAGtatgattttatatttatttttgaaaaaaaaatccaaactcAATACCTCAACGAGTAGTTCTGCAAAAAATCGGATTGTACGATGGCTTATAGTGTATTTGGTATCAGGATTTATGAGTTTGAGACAAAATCTCATGTACAAGACCCAGTTGTGACAACACAAAAACTCCAGTGTGACGGCCACATGAGTTGAGACAGATCTCCACCCTGATTcgattaatgaaaaaaattattttttttatgctaaaagtattatttttcattttaagttTGGATGAGATTGACTTTTTTTACGAAAATAGATTTGTGAAATGTCTAATAAGAAACCTACTATTATGACAAACTTAAAATATGGATTGCACGAGATCAATAAAcacttacatattttttttaaaaaaaactatcaaCAGTTATTTCgtttttaaaaatgtaaaaatttctattttaatgcaatatatcaaatttaataactaacaaaaatttaaatttacttattttttattataaaattttagcaTATATCTATCATAACTTGGCTTCATCACTTGTCTAAAATAGTGCTATGTCTAATGTAAACAAGAACGGAATCAAGATCTTGATTCAATGTAGgcaacaatataatataattaataaaacaaaaaaaaaaaagtatcagTTAATAGACAACTATAAATAATGTGTTATAAGGTTCAAACACAAACTACGCACGGTCAGAAACATCTGTTAGTTGATTAAAAACCCTGGAAAAATGATGAAGAACAATGTGGACATAATCCACaatcaaaataaaatctaaTAGAAAATATAAACTCTACGGTCGAAAAATATGCATGGATTCATTCTCGATCACAAAAAAgacacaaaatttaaaaataattgaatgatcgaagaaaattgaaggaaaaaatGAATCTAAAATTTGGTGAAATCCTGGATTTTGTAGAAAATATGAAAGAATAAATTATAAGTAATATGAATTGGAATGACTATTAAACAAAGCGAATGAAGTCTGGCACTCATGATGGAAAAACCATAATGCAAAAGGTTACAAGTTGTCTATCTGATCAGTAATAGcaactaaaaatttaaatatttgattctaAAATTTGAATCTATTAATTATTAAGGAAAAAAATGTCGTTTTTTGCGTTTATGGTGGGGAATTAGGCATGTAAATATTAgcagataaaaatttaaatgactAAGTATGTCACTTGTCAGATGctttcacat
The DNA window shown above is from Primulina huaijiensis isolate GDHJ02 chromosome 12, ASM1229523v2, whole genome shotgun sequence and carries:
- the LOC140989975 gene encoding cytochrome P450 704B1, with translation MDEEGNLARIFVVLCCMLASWILIHRLKQRNIKGPKTWPFLGASIEQLMNYDRMHDWLVEYLAKSRTVVVPMPFMTYTYIADPANVEHVLKTNFSNYPKGEVYHSYMEVLLGDGIFNVDGELWRKQRKTASFEFASKNLRDFSTVVFREYSLKLCGILSQSAHNNQKVDMQELLMRMTLDSICKVGFGVEIGTLAPDLPDNQFAKAFDTANMIVTLRFIDPLWKAKKFFNIGSESVLDQSIKTIDDFTYSVIRTRKAEIDEAKGNNKDDKIKHDILSRFIELSKDPESNMTDKSLRDVVLNFVIAGRDTTATTLAWATYMIMTHETVAKKLYLELKKLEEDRAKEEGVTLNNYHKEDQESFNQRAAQFAGLLNYDSLGKLYYLHAVITETLRLYPAVPQDPKGISGDDVLPDGTKVKAGGMVTYVPYSMGRMEYNWGADAASFNPDRWLKDGIFQNISPFKFTAFQAGPRICLGKDSAYLQMKMALAILCRFYEFKLVPGHTVKYRMMTILSMADGLKLKVSRRPEVS